A stretch of the Equus quagga isolate Etosha38 chromosome 9, UCLA_HA_Equagga_1.0, whole genome shotgun sequence genome encodes the following:
- the ATP5F1A gene encoding ATP synthase subunit alpha, mitochondrial, producing the protein MLSVRVAAAVARALPRRAGLVSKNALGSSFIAARNLHASNTRLQKTGTAEMSSILEERILGADTSVDLEETGRVLSIGDGIARVHGLRNVQAEEMVEFSSGLKGMSLNLEPDNVGVVVFGNDKLIKEGDIVKRTGAIVDVPVGEELLGRVVDALGNAIDGKGPVGSKTRRRVGLKAPGIIPRISVREPMQTGIKAVDSLVPIGRGQRELIIGDRQTGKTSIAIDTIINQKRFNDGTDEKKKLYCIYVAIGQKRSTVAQLVKRLTDADAMKYTIVVSATASDAAPLQYLAPYSGCSMGEYFRDNGKHALIIYDDLSKQAVAYRQMSLLLRRPPGREAYPGDVFYLHSRLLERAAKMNDAFGGGSLTALPVIETQAGDVSAYIPTNVISITDGQIFLETELFYKGIRPAINVGLSVSRVGSAAQTRAMKQVAGTMKLELAQYREVAAFAQFGSDLDAATQQLLSRGVRLTELLKQGQYAPMAIEEQVAVIYAGVRGYLDKLEPSKITKFESAFLAHVISQHQALLGTIRTDGKISEQSDAKLKEIVTNFLAGFEA; encoded by the exons ATGCTGTCCGTGCGCGTCGCCGCGGCCGTGGCCCGCGCCCTCCCTCGTCGGGCCGGGCTG GTCTCCAAAAATGCTTTGGGATCATCCTTCATTGCTGCAAGGAACCTCCATGCCTCTAACACTCGTCTTCAGAAGACTG GCACTGCTGAGATGTCCTCTATTCTTGAAGAGCGTATTCTTGGAGCTGATACCTCTGTTGATCTTGAAGAGACTGGGCGTGTCTTAAGTATTGGAGATGGTATTGCCCGTGTACATGGGCTGAGAAATGTTCAAGCAGAAGAAATGGTAGAGTTTTCTTCAGGTTTAAAG GGTATGTCTCTGAACTTGGAACCTGACAATGTTGGTGTTGTCGTGTTTGGAAATGATAAACTAATTAAGGAAGGAGATATTGTGAAGAGAACAGGAGCCATTGTGGATGTTCCAGTTGGCGAGGAGCTGTTAGGTCGCGTAGTAGATGCCCTTGGTAATGCCATTGATGGAAAG GGTCCAGTTGGTTCTAAGACCCGAAGGCGAGTTGGCCTGAAAGCCCCAGGGATCATTCCTCGAATCTCTGTGCGGGAGCCCATGCAGACTGGCATTAAGGCTGTGGATAGCTTGGTGCCAATTGGTCGTGGTCAGCGTGAGCTGATTATTGGTGACCGACAGACTGG caaaacatCAATTGCTATTGACACAATCATCAACCAGAAGCGTTTCAATGATGGAACTGATGAAAAGAAGAAGCTATACTGTATCTATGTTGCTATTGGTCAAAAGAGATCCACTGTCGCCCAGTTGGTGAAGAGACTTACAGATGCAG atgCCATGAAGTACACCATTGTGGTTTCAGCTACTGCTTCTGATGCTGCCCCACTTCAGTACTTGGCTCCTTATTCTGGCTGTTCTATGGGAGAATATTTCAGGGATAATGGCAAACATGCTTTGATCATCTATGACGACTTATCCAAACAG GCTGTTGCTTATCGTCAGATGTCCCTGCTGCTCCGCCGACCCCCTGGTCGTGAGGCCTATCCTGGTGATGTGTTCTACCTGCACTCCCGTCTCCTAGAGAGAGCAGCCAAAATGAACGATGCTTTTGGTGGTGGCTCCTTGACTGCTTTACCAGTCATAGAAACACAAGCTGGTGATGTGTCTGCTTACATTCCAACAAATGTCATCTCCATCACTGATGGAcag ATCTTCTTGGAAACAGAATTGTTTTACAAAGGTATTCGCCCTGCCATTAACGTTGGTTTGTCTGTGTCTCGTGTCGGATCTGCTGCCCAAACCAGGGCCATGAAGCAG gTGGCAGGTACCATGAAGCTGGAATTGGCTCAGTATCGTGAGGTTGCTGCTTTTGCCCAGTTCGGTTCTGACCTTGATGCTGCCACGCAACAACTCTTAAGCCGTGGTGTGCGTCTGACTGAGTTGCTGAAGCAAGGACAGTATG ctccCATGGCTATTGAGGAACAAGTGGCTGTTATCTATGCTGGCGTAAGGGGGTATCTTGATAAACTGGAGCCCAGCAAGATCACAAAGTTTGAGAGTGCCTTCTTGGCTCATGTTATCAGCCAACACCAAGCCCTGTTGGGCACTATCAG gaCTGATGGAAAGATCTCAGAACAGTCAGATGCAAAGCTGAAAGAGATTGTGACAAACTTCTTGGCCGGATTTGAAGCTTAA